In Populus alba chromosome 1, ASM523922v2, whole genome shotgun sequence, a single window of DNA contains:
- the LOC118042461 gene encoding uncharacterized protein: protein MAEFSCRGFVDVATTLIQVQIETETGDTALMLAAKADQAGYFPELIVSGAELDLVNNNGETALESEFGNTELLQMILQYSTEDIIKHDGLGLTPTMVSVKAGHTEAFRLLIDGRADISEKSRDCQPVVSLFQNRRALHFAARVGNLPAIVQLLEMGFPINSVDDSGHSPLMLASREGHAYACKLLLQRGVDCRIVNLRGETAISLAR from the exons atggcAGAATTTAGCTGCCGCGGATTTGTTGATGTTGCCACCACCTTAATCCAGGTGCAAATTGA GACCGAAACTGGTGACACAGCCTTGATGTTGGCTGCCAAAGCTGATCAAGCTGGGTACTTCCCTGAGCTTATTGTTTCGGGAGCTGAATTGGATCTCGTCAACAACAATGGGGAGACTGCA CTGGAATCGGAATTCGGAAATACAGAGCTTTTACAGATGATCCTTCAATATTCAACGGAAGATATAATTAAACATGATGGTCTTGGTTTGACACCAACTATGGTTTCAGTAAAAGCTGGCCATACCGAGGCCTTCCGGCTCCTGATTGATGGTCGAGCTGACATCAGTGAGAAGAGCAGAGATTGTCAGCCAGTGGTGTCTCTTTTTCAGAATCGCCG AGCTTTGCACTTTGCGGCACGTGTTGGCAACTTGCCTGCGATAGTTCAGCTTTTGGAAATGGGATTCCCCATAAATTCTGTGGATGACAGTGGGCATTCACCCCTCATGCTTGCTTCCAGGGAAGGCCACGCTTATGCCTGTAAGCTCTTGTTGCAAAGAGGTGTTGATTGCAGGATTGTCAATCTGAGAGGAGAGACAGCAATATCTCTAGCTAGGTAA
- the LOC118042481 gene encoding subtilisin-like protease SBT3.6 isoform X1, which produces MGKPRLICALVCLLLFLCGQVILMITKVEATSNVHIVYLGGKQHDDPMLKTDSHHDLLASVVGSKEIASELMVYSYKHGFSGFAAKLSESQAQKVAELPGVVRVIPNSLHRLQTTRSWDFLGLSAHSPVNTLHNSSMGDGVIIGVLDTGIWPEAKAFSDKGLGPIPSHWKGVCESGKRFKAKSHCNKKIIGARWFVEGFLAEYGQPLNTSGNREFFSPRDASGHGTHTASTAAGTFIDNVSYKGLALGTIRGGAPRARLAIYKVCWNVLGGQCSSADILKAFDEAIHDGVDVLSLSIGSSIPLFSDIDERDGIATGSFHAVAKGITVVCGAANDGPFAQTVQNTAPWILTVAASSMDRAFPTPITLGNNKTFLGQAIYSGKEIGFRSLIYPEAKGLDPNSAGVCQFLSVDNSMVAGKVVLCFTSMNPGAVRSASEVVKEAGGVGLIVAKNPSEALYPCTDGFPCVEVDYEIGTRILFYIRSTRSPVVKLSPSKTIVGKPVLAKVAHFSSRGPNSIAPAILKPDIAAPGVNILAATSPLDRFQDGGYVMHSGTSMATPHVSGIAALLKAIHPDWSPAAIKSAIVTTAWINNPSGFPIFAEGSPQKLADPFDYGGGIANPNGAADPGLVYDMGTDDYVNYLCAMDYNNTAISRLTGKPTVCPTEGPSILNINLPSITIPNLRNSVVLTRTVTNVGASNSIYRVVIEVPFCCSVSVEPHVLVFNHTTKKITFSVTVSTTYEVNTGYFFGSITWIDGVHTVRSPLSVRTEISQPYIHDK; this is translated from the exons ATGGGAAAACCAAGACTAATATGTGCTCTGGtttgtcttcttctctttctctgtGGCCAAGTCATCTTGATGATCACGAAGGTGGAGGCCACTAGCAAT GTTCATATTGTTTATCTAGGAGGAAAGCAGCATGATGATCCTATGCTAAAAACAGATTCACATCATGATTTGCTTGCTAGTGTTGTGGGGAG CAAGGAAATCGCCTCAGAATTGATGGTGTACAGCTACAAACATGGTTTCTCTGGGTTTGCAGCCAAGTTGTCAGAGTCCCAGGCTCAAAAAGTTGCCG AATTGCCCGGCGTTGTTCGAGTTATACCAAACAGTCTTCACAGGTTACAAACAACCAGGAGTTGGGATTTCCTAGGCCTATCTGCTCATTCTCCTGTCAATACTCTTCATAACAGCAGCATGGGTGATGGAGTTATCATAGGTGTTCTTGACACAG GAATATGGCCGGAGGCTAAAGCGTTTAGTGACAAAGGACTTGGACCAATCCCATCCCACTGGAAAGGTGTTTGTGAATCCGGAAAGCGCTTTAAGGCTAAAAGCCACTGCAACAAGAAAATTATCGGAGCCCGATGGTTTGTTGAAGGATTTCTTGCTGAATATGGTCAGCCATTGAACACATCTGGGAACAGGGAGTTCTTTTCCCCAAGAGATGCAAGTGGTCATGGGACTCACACAGCTAGCACTGCAGCTGGTACTTTTATAGACAATGTTAGCTACAAAGGCCTTGCACTTGGAACTATAAGAGGTGGTGCACCTCGTGCTCGGTTGGCAATATACAAGGTTTGCTGGAATGTTCTTGGAGGACAATGCTCTTCTGCAGATATATTGAAAGCTTTCGATGAAGCCATACATGATGGGGTTGATGTGTTATCACTGTCCATTGGGTCTTCAATTCCTTTATTTTCAGATATTGATGAACGTGATGGCATAGCTACAGGTTCCTTTCATGCTGTGGCCAAGGGAATCACTGTAGTTTGTGGAGCTGCGAATGATGGACCGTTTGCTCAGACAGTGCAGAATACAGCTCCTTGGATTTTAACCGTTGCAGCCAGCAGCATGGATCGAGCCTTTCCTACTCCTATAACACTTGGGAACAATAAGACTTTCCTG GGCCAAGCCATATATTCTGGAAAGGAAATTGGTTTCAGAAGCTTAATTTATCCAGAGGCCAAGGGACTGGACCCCAACTCTGCAGG TGTCTGTCAATTTCTCTCAGTTGATAATTCTATGGTGGCCGGAAAGGTGGTTCTCTGCTTCACCTCAATGAATCCTGGCGCTGTAAGAAGTGCTTCAGAAGTTGTGAAGGAAGCAGGTGGAGTGGGGTTGATTGTTGCTAAGAATCCCAGTGAAGCCTTGTACCCCTGCACTGATGGTTTCCCATGCGTTGAAGTCGACTATGAGATTGGAACACGGATTCTGTTTTACATCCGGTCTACGAG GTCCCCTGTTGTAAAGTTGAGCCCTTCTAAAACAATTGTGGGCAAGCCTGTGTTGGCAAAGGTGGCACATTTCTCATCTAGAGGGCCTAATTCAATTGCTCCTGCAATTCTGAAG CCTGATATAGCTGCACCTGGGGTGAACATTTTAGCTGCTACTTCGCCTCTAGATCGATTCCAGGATGGTGGATATGTCATGCATTCAGGAACATCAATGGCAACTCCTCATGTCTCAGGCATCGCGGCTCTTCTTAAAGCAATACATCCTGATTGGTCGCCAGCAGCAATTAAATCTGCAATTGTCACAACTG CATGGATAAATAATCCTTCAGGTTTTCCAATATTTGCTGAAGGATCTCCCCAAAAGTTGGCCGATCCATTTGACTATGGAGGAGGCATTGCAAATCCAAATGGCGCAGCAGACCCAGGCCTGGTTTATGACATGGGCACAGATGACTACGTGAATTACCTCTGTGCCATGGACTACAACAACACTGCTATCTCTAGGCTCACAGGAAAGCCCACAGTATGCCCCACTGAAGGACCATCCATTTTGAACATTAACCTGCCTTCCATAACCATACCAAATCTTAGAAATTCCGTCGTCCTCACCAGAACTGTTACCAATGTAGGAGCCTCCAACTCCATTTATAGAGTTGTGATTGAGGTTCCATTTTGCTGCAGTGTGTCAGTAGAACCTCATGTCTTGGTCTTCAACCATACAACTAAGAAGATCACCTTCAGCGTGACGGTCAGCACAACCTACGAGGTGAACACAGGATACTTTTTTGGGAGCATCACATGGATTGATGGAGTGCATACTGTGAGAAGTCCCTTGTCTGTCAGAACTGAAATCTCACAACCTTACATTCATGATAAATAA
- the LOC118042481 gene encoding subtilisin-like protease SBT3.6 isoform X2 yields the protein MVYSYKHGFSGFAAKLSESQAQKVAELPGVVRVIPNSLHRLQTTRSWDFLGLSAHSPVNTLHNSSMGDGVIIGVLDTGIWPEAKAFSDKGLGPIPSHWKGVCESGKRFKAKSHCNKKIIGARWFVEGFLAEYGQPLNTSGNREFFSPRDASGHGTHTASTAAGTFIDNVSYKGLALGTIRGGAPRARLAIYKVCWNVLGGQCSSADILKAFDEAIHDGVDVLSLSIGSSIPLFSDIDERDGIATGSFHAVAKGITVVCGAANDGPFAQTVQNTAPWILTVAASSMDRAFPTPITLGNNKTFLGQAIYSGKEIGFRSLIYPEAKGLDPNSAGVCQFLSVDNSMVAGKVVLCFTSMNPGAVRSASEVVKEAGGVGLIVAKNPSEALYPCTDGFPCVEVDYEIGTRILFYIRSTRSPVVKLSPSKTIVGKPVLAKVAHFSSRGPNSIAPAILKPDIAAPGVNILAATSPLDRFQDGGYVMHSGTSMATPHVSGIAALLKAIHPDWSPAAIKSAIVTTAWINNPSGFPIFAEGSPQKLADPFDYGGGIANPNGAADPGLVYDMGTDDYVNYLCAMDYNNTAISRLTGKPTVCPTEGPSILNINLPSITIPNLRNSVVLTRTVTNVGASNSIYRVVIEVPFCCSVSVEPHVLVFNHTTKKITFSVTVSTTYEVNTGYFFGSITWIDGVHTVRSPLSVRTEISQPYIHDK from the exons ATGGTGTACAGCTACAAACATGGTTTCTCTGGGTTTGCAGCCAAGTTGTCAGAGTCCCAGGCTCAAAAAGTTGCCG AATTGCCCGGCGTTGTTCGAGTTATACCAAACAGTCTTCACAGGTTACAAACAACCAGGAGTTGGGATTTCCTAGGCCTATCTGCTCATTCTCCTGTCAATACTCTTCATAACAGCAGCATGGGTGATGGAGTTATCATAGGTGTTCTTGACACAG GAATATGGCCGGAGGCTAAAGCGTTTAGTGACAAAGGACTTGGACCAATCCCATCCCACTGGAAAGGTGTTTGTGAATCCGGAAAGCGCTTTAAGGCTAAAAGCCACTGCAACAAGAAAATTATCGGAGCCCGATGGTTTGTTGAAGGATTTCTTGCTGAATATGGTCAGCCATTGAACACATCTGGGAACAGGGAGTTCTTTTCCCCAAGAGATGCAAGTGGTCATGGGACTCACACAGCTAGCACTGCAGCTGGTACTTTTATAGACAATGTTAGCTACAAAGGCCTTGCACTTGGAACTATAAGAGGTGGTGCACCTCGTGCTCGGTTGGCAATATACAAGGTTTGCTGGAATGTTCTTGGAGGACAATGCTCTTCTGCAGATATATTGAAAGCTTTCGATGAAGCCATACATGATGGGGTTGATGTGTTATCACTGTCCATTGGGTCTTCAATTCCTTTATTTTCAGATATTGATGAACGTGATGGCATAGCTACAGGTTCCTTTCATGCTGTGGCCAAGGGAATCACTGTAGTTTGTGGAGCTGCGAATGATGGACCGTTTGCTCAGACAGTGCAGAATACAGCTCCTTGGATTTTAACCGTTGCAGCCAGCAGCATGGATCGAGCCTTTCCTACTCCTATAACACTTGGGAACAATAAGACTTTCCTG GGCCAAGCCATATATTCTGGAAAGGAAATTGGTTTCAGAAGCTTAATTTATCCAGAGGCCAAGGGACTGGACCCCAACTCTGCAGG TGTCTGTCAATTTCTCTCAGTTGATAATTCTATGGTGGCCGGAAAGGTGGTTCTCTGCTTCACCTCAATGAATCCTGGCGCTGTAAGAAGTGCTTCAGAAGTTGTGAAGGAAGCAGGTGGAGTGGGGTTGATTGTTGCTAAGAATCCCAGTGAAGCCTTGTACCCCTGCACTGATGGTTTCCCATGCGTTGAAGTCGACTATGAGATTGGAACACGGATTCTGTTTTACATCCGGTCTACGAG GTCCCCTGTTGTAAAGTTGAGCCCTTCTAAAACAATTGTGGGCAAGCCTGTGTTGGCAAAGGTGGCACATTTCTCATCTAGAGGGCCTAATTCAATTGCTCCTGCAATTCTGAAG CCTGATATAGCTGCACCTGGGGTGAACATTTTAGCTGCTACTTCGCCTCTAGATCGATTCCAGGATGGTGGATATGTCATGCATTCAGGAACATCAATGGCAACTCCTCATGTCTCAGGCATCGCGGCTCTTCTTAAAGCAATACATCCTGATTGGTCGCCAGCAGCAATTAAATCTGCAATTGTCACAACTG CATGGATAAATAATCCTTCAGGTTTTCCAATATTTGCTGAAGGATCTCCCCAAAAGTTGGCCGATCCATTTGACTATGGAGGAGGCATTGCAAATCCAAATGGCGCAGCAGACCCAGGCCTGGTTTATGACATGGGCACAGATGACTACGTGAATTACCTCTGTGCCATGGACTACAACAACACTGCTATCTCTAGGCTCACAGGAAAGCCCACAGTATGCCCCACTGAAGGACCATCCATTTTGAACATTAACCTGCCTTCCATAACCATACCAAATCTTAGAAATTCCGTCGTCCTCACCAGAACTGTTACCAATGTAGGAGCCTCCAACTCCATTTATAGAGTTGTGATTGAGGTTCCATTTTGCTGCAGTGTGTCAGTAGAACCTCATGTCTTGGTCTTCAACCATACAACTAAGAAGATCACCTTCAGCGTGACGGTCAGCACAACCTACGAGGTGAACACAGGATACTTTTTTGGGAGCATCACATGGATTGATGGAGTGCATACTGTGAGAAGTCCCTTGTCTGTCAGAACTGAAATCTCACAACCTTACATTCATGATAAATAA
- the LOC118042481 gene encoding subtilisin-like protease SBT3.9 isoform X3, with protein sequence MHSGTSMATPHVSGIAALLKAIHPDWSPAAIKSAIVTTAWINNPSGFPIFAEGSPQKLADPFDYGGGIANPNGAADPGLVYDMGTDDYVNYLCAMDYNNTAISRLTGKPTVCPTEGPSILNINLPSITIPNLRNSVVLTRTVTNVGASNSIYRVVIEVPFCCSVSVEPHVLVFNHTTKKITFSVTVSTTYEVNTGYFFGSITWIDGVHTVRSPLSVRTEISQPYIHDK encoded by the exons ATGCATTCAGGAACATCAATGGCAACTCCTCATGTCTCAGGCATCGCGGCTCTTCTTAAAGCAATACATCCTGATTGGTCGCCAGCAGCAATTAAATCTGCAATTGTCACAACTG CATGGATAAATAATCCTTCAGGTTTTCCAATATTTGCTGAAGGATCTCCCCAAAAGTTGGCCGATCCATTTGACTATGGAGGAGGCATTGCAAATCCAAATGGCGCAGCAGACCCAGGCCTGGTTTATGACATGGGCACAGATGACTACGTGAATTACCTCTGTGCCATGGACTACAACAACACTGCTATCTCTAGGCTCACAGGAAAGCCCACAGTATGCCCCACTGAAGGACCATCCATTTTGAACATTAACCTGCCTTCCATAACCATACCAAATCTTAGAAATTCCGTCGTCCTCACCAGAACTGTTACCAATGTAGGAGCCTCCAACTCCATTTATAGAGTTGTGATTGAGGTTCCATTTTGCTGCAGTGTGTCAGTAGAACCTCATGTCTTGGTCTTCAACCATACAACTAAGAAGATCACCTTCAGCGTGACGGTCAGCACAACCTACGAGGTGAACACAGGATACTTTTTTGGGAGCATCACATGGATTGATGGAGTGCATACTGTGAGAAGTCCCTTGTCTGTCAGAACTGAAATCTCACAACCTTACATTCATGATAAATAA
- the LOC118042468 gene encoding subtilisin-like protease SBT3.5 isoform X1 has product MGKARPICALVSLLFLLYGHCIVMTTVEATSKVHIVYLGDKQHDDPILTTNSHLEMLASVVESKEMASELMVHSYKHGFSGFAAKLTESQAQKVAQLPGVVRVIPNSFHKLQTTRSWDFLGLSSHSPVNALHNSSMGDGIIIGIFDTGIWPESKAFSDEGLGPIPSSWKGACEPGKQFDPKIHCNRKIIGARWIIDGMLADYGQLLNTSGNQEFLSPRDANGHGTHLASTAAGAFVDNVSYKGLGLGTARGGAPRARLAIYKVCWSVFGGWCSAADVLKAFDEAIHDGVDVLSLSLGLPPPLFSDIDKRGGIDFGSFHAVANGITVVCSAGNDGPSAQTVLNTAPWILSVAASTIDRAFPTAITLGNNETFSGEAIFTGKEIGFRSLIYPEAKELNPKPPGACEYLSVNASMVAGKVVLCFTTVTVVPAVIVLSAAEVVKEAGGVGLIVAKNPSNDMYPCINGFPCIEVDYEIGTRMLYYIRSTSFPVVKLSPSKTIVGKPVLAKVAHFSSRGPNSKSPAILKPDIAAPGVNILAAASPLDTFQDGGYVMHSGTSMAAPHVAGIVALLKGIHPDWSPAAIKSALVTTAWTNHPSGFPIFAEGSPQKLANPFDFGGGIANPNGAADPGLVYDMGTADYINYLCAMDYNITAISRLTGLPTVCPYEELSILDVNLPSITIPNLRNSSTLTRTVTNVGASNSIYRAVIEPPFGTSVSVKPNVLVFNNKTKKVTFTVTVTTAHQVNTGYFFGSITWTDGVHTVRSPLSVRTEILQPYISEN; this is encoded by the exons ATGGGAAAAGCAAGACCCATATGTGCCTTGGTtagtcttcttttccttctatATGGCCACTGCATCGTGATGACAACGGTGGAGGCTACTAGCAAG GTTCATATTGTTTATCTAGGAGACAAGCAGCATGATG atcCTATTCTAACTACAAATTCACATCTTGAAATGCTTGCTAGTGTAGTGGAGAG CAAGGAAATGGCCTCAGAATTGATGGTGCACAGCTACAAACATGGCTTCTCTGGGTTTGCAGCCAAGCTTACAGAGTCTCAGGCTCAAAAAGTTGCCC AACTGCCTGGAGTTGTTCGAGTAATACCAAACAGTTTCCACAAGTTACAAACCACAAGGAGTTGGGATTTCCTTGGCCTCTCTTCTCATTCTCCCGTTAATGCTCTTCATAACAGTAGCATGGGAGATGGAATTATCATAGGGATCTTTGATACAG GAATATGGCCCGAGTCTAAGGCTTTCAGCGATGAAGGACTTGGACCTATCCCATCAAGTTGGAAAGGTGCTTGTGAGCCTGGGAAGCAGTTTGATCCTAAAATCCATTGTAACAGAAAAATCATAGGAGCCCGTTGGATCATTGATGGAATGCTAGCAGACTATGGTCAGCTATTGAACACATCTGGGAACCAGGAGTTCCTATCACCAAGAGATGCAAATGGGCATGGGACTCACTTAGCCAGCACTGCCGCTGGTGCTTTTGTGGACAATGTCAGCTACAAAGGCCTTGGACTTGGAACGGCAAGAGGGGGTGCACCCCGTGCTCGGTTGGCAATATACAAGGTGTGTTGGAGTGTTTTTGGAGGATGGTGCTCAGCTGCTGATGTATTGAAAGCTTTTGATGAAGCCATACATGATGGCGTTGATGTGTTGTCGCTGTCACTCGGGTTAcctcctcctcttttttctgATATTGACAAGCGTGGTGGAATAGATTTTGGTTCCTTTCATGCTGTAGCGAATGGAATCACTGTTGTATGTTCAGCTGGCAATGATGGACCTTCTGCTCAGACAGTGCTGAATACTGCACCTTGGATTTTAAGTGTAGCAGCAAGCACCATTGATCGAGCATTTCCTACTGCGATAACACTCGGGAACAATGAAACTTTCTCG GGTGAAGCCATCTTTACTGGCAAGGAAATTGGTTTTAGAAGCTTGATTTACCCGGAGGCCAAGGAGCTGAACCCCAAACCTCCAGG TGCCTGTGAATATCTCTCAGTTAATGCATCTATGGTAGCTGGAAAGGTGGTTCTCTGCTTCACTACGGTCACTGTAGTCCCAGCAGTGATTGTATTAAGTGCTGCAGAAGTTGTGAAGGAAGCTGGTGGAGTGGGGTTGATTGTTGCCAAGAATCCCAGTAATGACATGTATCCCTGCATCAATGGATTCCCATGCATTGAGGTCGACTATGAGATTGGAACTCGAATGCTCTACTACATTCGTTCAACCAG CTTCCCTGTAGTGAAGTTGAGCCCTTCTAAAACAATTGTGGGCAAGCCAGTGTTGGCAAAGGTGGCTCATTTTTCATCTAGAGGGCCTAATTCAAAATCTCCTGCGATTTTGAAG CCTGATATAGCTGCACCGGGGGTGAACATTTTAGCTGCTGCTTCACCTCTTGATACATTCCAAGATGGTGGATATGTCATGCATTCCGGGACATCGATGGCAGCTCCTCATGTTGCAGGCATAGTAGCTCTTCTCAAAGGAATCCATCCTGACTGGTCTCCGGCGGCCATTAAATCTGCACTTGTCACAACTG CATGGACGAATCATCCATCAGGTTTCCCAATATTTGCTGAGGGATCACCTCAAAAGCTGGCCAATCCCTTTGATTTTGGAGGAGGTATTGCAAATCCAAACGGTGCAGCAGACCCGGGTCTGGTATACGACATGGGAACAGCAGACTACATAAATTACCTCTGTGCCATGGACTACAACATCACTGCTATCTCTAGGCTTACAGGACTTCCTACAGTATGCCCCTATGAAGAACTATCCATTTTGGACGTTAACCTGCCTTCCATAACCATACCAAACCTCAGAAATTCTTCAACCCTCACCAGAACCGTCACCAATGTAGGAGCCTCTAATTCCATTTATAGAGCTGTGATTGAGCCTCCCTTTGGAACCAGTGTGTCAGTAAAACCTAATGTCTTAGTCTTcaacaataaaactaaaaaggtCACCTTCACCGTTACGGTCACCACAGCCCACCAGGTAAATACAGGGTACTTTTTTGGGAGCATAACATGGACTGATGGAGTGCATACTGTGAGAAGTCCCTTGTCCGTCAGAACAGAAATACTACAACCTTATATTTCTGAAAActaa
- the LOC118042468 gene encoding subtilisin-like protease SBT3.10 isoform X2 has protein sequence MHSGTSMAAPHVAGIVALLKGIHPDWSPAAIKSALVTTAWTNHPSGFPIFAEGSPQKLANPFDFGGGIANPNGAADPGLVYDMGTADYINYLCAMDYNITAISRLTGLPTVCPYEELSILDVNLPSITIPNLRNSSTLTRTVTNVGASNSIYRAVIEPPFGTSVSVKPNVLVFNNKTKKVTFTVTVTTAHQVNTGYFFGSITWTDGVHTVRSPLSVRTEILQPYISEN, from the exons ATGCATTCCGGGACATCGATGGCAGCTCCTCATGTTGCAGGCATAGTAGCTCTTCTCAAAGGAATCCATCCTGACTGGTCTCCGGCGGCCATTAAATCTGCACTTGTCACAACTG CATGGACGAATCATCCATCAGGTTTCCCAATATTTGCTGAGGGATCACCTCAAAAGCTGGCCAATCCCTTTGATTTTGGAGGAGGTATTGCAAATCCAAACGGTGCAGCAGACCCGGGTCTGGTATACGACATGGGAACAGCAGACTACATAAATTACCTCTGTGCCATGGACTACAACATCACTGCTATCTCTAGGCTTACAGGACTTCCTACAGTATGCCCCTATGAAGAACTATCCATTTTGGACGTTAACCTGCCTTCCATAACCATACCAAACCTCAGAAATTCTTCAACCCTCACCAGAACCGTCACCAATGTAGGAGCCTCTAATTCCATTTATAGAGCTGTGATTGAGCCTCCCTTTGGAACCAGTGTGTCAGTAAAACCTAATGTCTTAGTCTTcaacaataaaactaaaaaggtCACCTTCACCGTTACGGTCACCACAGCCCACCAGGTAAATACAGGGTACTTTTTTGGGAGCATAACATGGACTGATGGAGTGCATACTGTGAGAAGTCCCTTGTCCGTCAGAACAGAAATACTACAACCTTATATTTCTGAAAActaa